In Thermoanaerobaculia bacterium, the genomic window AGCCGATCGTCTTCGAAGGAAAACCGGCGTACAAGATCGAACTCTCGGCGATATCGAACGACTTCATCTCGAACTTCTTCGTGGTTCGCGACTCGATCACGTCCTGGATCGACCGCACGACGCTCCAGTCCCTGCGTTACGAGAAACACTCCGTCGAGGGCAAGCGGGTCGACGACGAGCGGATCGATTTCGATCTCGCGGAAAAGATCGCGACGCGCGAGAGCGGCCGGAAGATCCCGTTCGAGACGCCGATCTTCGACTCTCTCTCGTCGGTCTATTACCTCCGGACGCGGGATCTCGCTTCCGCCGAGCCGATCGAAATCGAGGTCGTTTCCGGCAAGCGCGCCTACCGGCTCGAGGTGGACGTGCTCGGTCTCGAGAACGTGAAGACGCCCGCGGGAACGTTCCTCGCGCGCAAGGTGCACCCGAAGATGAAGGAGGAGGGACTCCTGAAGAAGGGGGGCGATCTCTGGATCTGGTTCACCGAGGACGCGCGGAAGATCCCGGTGATGATCAAGTCGAAGCTGAATTTCGGGGTGCTGACCGCCAAACTCGAAAGCGGAGCAGCACCTTAGGGTCGGGAGCACGGCGATCCATCGAGCCGGACCGGCGCGTGCCGCCTGCGAGACCCTGCGCCCCGGTATGCCTCGGGATCTCGCGGGCGACCCGCATCCGGTCGGGCTGCGTGTCACCCCTCTCCACAGGACCCGACCGCCGGCTCGTCTCTCGCCCGAAGTGCGTCCCCACGGAGGCGGCGGACTCAACGATGCCCTGTTCTCGGGGACAGGGCCGGAGCCACGCCTCAATTGCTATTTCCTCCCCGCGAAAATAGAGTGCGGCCAGTGCCCCGGAACGGGAATAGCGCCAGTGGCGCGCCTGCGGCTTGCGGACGAGGTCAAGACGTGGTGCGGGAGCAGATGCCGGGAGCATCGGTCCCGCGCCGCAACGCCGAGATCCGCATCGCCATCATCGCGCCGACTTGCCGCTTACCCCGCGGCGCTCCGAATGCCATTACCGTTATTCCCGTTCCGGGGCACTAGAATCGGGGGACCGTCGCCATGCCATTGAAACTCGGAGACCTGCTGCTGAAGGCGAACGTCATCTCGCAGGAGCAGCTCGACGCGGCGCTGAAAGACCAGCGGGACGAAGGGGGAAAGCTCGGCGAGGCGATCGTCCGCCTCGGCTTCGCGACCGAGGACGACATCACCGAGACGCTCTCGCAGCAGTTCGGCGTGCCCTCCATCAACCTGTCCGATTTCGAGATCGAGCCCTCCGTCATCAAGCTCGTTCCCGGGGACGTCGCCCGCAAGTACATGATCCTTCCGGTCAACAAGACCGGCGCGACCCTGACGATCGCGATGGGCGACCCGACGAACGTCTTCGCGATGGACGACATCAAGTTCATGACCGGTTACAACGTCGAGCCCGTCGTCGCTTCGGAGATCGCGCTCCGGAACGCGATCGACCGGAACTACGGGACGCCCCGCTCGCTGGTCCTCAAGGACCGCGGGAAGGCGGCGCCGGCGGCGGGGGGGGGCGCGATCCCGAATCCTCTCGGCACGTTCAGCTCGGCGCTCGGCGGCGGAACCGGACTCGACGACGTCATGGCTTCCGGCCTCACGGCCGACGACATGGCGGCGGTCTCGCTCGGGGAAATCAACCTCGACGAGATCGCGGGCGTCGACGAAGGGGCCGAGCTCGACGTCGTCCGAAGCCTCGAGGGAGAGGAGATCGACCTCGACAGCCTGTCGAAATCGACGGAAGCCGCGCCGATCGTCAAGGTCTCGAACCTGATCCTCATCGAGGCCTTGAAGTCGGGCGCTTCCGACATCCACGTCGAGCCGTACGAGAAGGAATTCCGCGTCCGCTTCCGCGTGGACGGCGTGCTGCACAACATCATGGCTCTGCCGCTCCGGGCCCGCGACGCCCTCATCTCGCGCCTGAAGATCATGGCGAAGCTCGACATCTCGGAGAAGCGCCTGCCGCAGGACGGCCGCATCAAGATCCGTCTCCGCGTCGAGGACCGTTCCCGCGACCTCGACCTGCGCGTTTCGACCGTGCCGACGCTCTTCGGCGAGAAGGTCGTGATGCGCCTTCTCGACAAGGCGAAGCTCCAGCTCGACATGACGTACCTCGGCTTCGAGCCGGAGTCCCTCCGCCGGTTCAAGGACGCGATCGAGCGCCCCTACGGGATCGTCCTCGTGACCGGGCCCACCGGCTCGGGAAAGACGAACACGCTCTACTCCGCGATCTCCGCGTTGAACGATCCCGAGGTCAACATCATGACGGCCGAGGACCCGATCGAGTTCAATCTCGTCGGCATCAACCAGGTGCAGATGAAGGAGCAGATCGGCCTGACCTTCGCCGCCTCGCTCCGATCCTTCCTGCGGCAGGATCCGGACATCATCCTCGTCGGCGAGATCCGCGATTTCGAGACGGCGGAGATCGCGGTCAAGGCCGCGTTGACGGGCCACCTCGTCCTTTCGACGCTGCACACCAACGACGCTCCCTCGACGGTGAATCGCCTCATGAACATGGGGATCGAGCCCTTCCTCGTCGCGACGTCGGTGAACGCGATCTGCGCGCAGAGGCTCGTGCGGCGGATCTGCTCGACCTGCGCCGAGGAAGTGGAGACGCCGCCGCAGACGCTGATGTCGATCGGCTTCTCGGCCGACGAGGTCAAGTCGCTGAAGACGATGCGCGGCCGCGGATGCGATCGCTGCAAGCGGACGGGATACAAGGGGCGGATCGGCCTCTACGAAGTTCTCCTGTTCTCGGACGAGATCCGCGACATGATCCTCTCGGGCGCGTCATCGGTGGAGCTCAAGCGCAAGGCGATCGAGGAGGGGATGCTGAACCTCCGGATGTCGGGGCTGCAGAAGATCCGGGACGGGGTCACCACGATCGAAGAGGTACTTCGGGAAACGGTCCTGTAGACGTTGGGCGGCGCGCGGATACGCGCCGCGATCCCGAACGAAGGCGGATGTTCGGAGCCGGCCGCCGCGCACGGCATCGCAGCCCCTCCGCCCCAGCGCCGGCCGGGCCGGGAGGGCGTCTGCGTGACAGGACCCGCCTCGCCGCCGGTTTCGCTGTTGGAGCTTCGGCGACGCCGATCGTCGGGCCGATGCGGCGCGAAGCGCCGCGCTCCCCCCGAGCGAGCGTCCGCCGCGGGTGTGCGAACCGAAGCTGCCGGGGGCGGGCGGGTGGCGCGACGCGTTCCCGGCGGCGAGCCGGCCGCCGTGCATCGGTTTCGTAGCCCCTCCGCAGCATGCGCCGGCCGGGCGACGCCGGGCGCCGAGCGACAGGACCCGCCAAAGTCCCCGGCCTCCTTCGTCACGCAGCCCCGCCGGCTGCGCGAGCGAGACCCTGTCCGAAGGGCCGGTTTGCAATCCCGGGAAAGCGCCGCTACACTTCCCCCCAACTTCCATGGCGACTACCGTTTCGCTGCATCAATTGCTGAAACAGATGGTGGAGATGGGCGCGTCCGATCTCCATCTGACGACCAACTCCCCGCCCATGGTCCGGCTCGACGGAAAGCTCGCTCCGCTTCCGTATCCGCCCCTCTCGGTTCCCGACACGAAACAGGTCGCCTATTCGGTCTTGACCGACGCCCAGAAGCACCGGCTGGAGGAGACTCTCGAGCTCGACTTCTCATTCGGGGTCAAGGGGGTCGCGCGGTTCCGCGCGAACAACTTCTTCCAGCGCGGCGCGGTCGCCGGGGTCTACCGGCAGATCCCGTACGAAATCCTTTCGTTCCAGCAGCTGAACCTGCCTCCGGTCGTCGAGACGCTGTGCGAAAAGCCGCGTGGACTGATCCTCGTGACCGGTCCGACGGGCTCCGGCAAGACGACGACCCAGGCGGCGATGCTCGACAAGATCAACCGCGAGCGGCCGCTCCACATCGTGACGATTGAGGACCCGATCGAGTTCCTGCATTCGCACAAGAAGGCCATCGTCAACCAGCGCGAGCTGCACGCCGACACGCATTCCTTTCCGAACGCGCTGCGCTCCGTGCTCCGGGAGGATCCGGACGTGGTCCTGATCGGCGAGATGCGCGACCTGGAGACGATGGAGGCGGCGCTCCGCATCGCCGAAACCGGCCACCTGACGCTCGCG contains:
- a CDS encoding DUF3108 domain-containing protein, whose amino-acid sequence is PIVFEGKPAYKIELSAISNDFISNFFVVRDSITSWIDRTTLQSLRYEKHSVEGKRVDDERIDFDLAEKIATRESGRKIPFETPIFDSLSSVYYLRTRDLASAEPIEIEVVSGKRAYRLEVDVLGLENVKTPAGTFLARKVHPKMKEEGLLKKGGDLWIWFTEDARKIPVMIKSKLNFGVLTAKLESGAAP
- a CDS encoding ATPase, T2SS/T4P/T4SS family, with the protein product MPLKLGDLLLKANVISQEQLDAALKDQRDEGGKLGEAIVRLGFATEDDITETLSQQFGVPSINLSDFEIEPSVIKLVPGDVARKYMILPVNKTGATLTIAMGDPTNVFAMDDIKFMTGYNVEPVVASEIALRNAIDRNYGTPRSLVLKDRGKAAPAAGGGAIPNPLGTFSSALGGGTGLDDVMASGLTADDMAAVSLGEINLDEIAGVDEGAELDVVRSLEGEEIDLDSLSKSTEAAPIVKVSNLILIEALKSGASDIHVEPYEKEFRVRFRVDGVLHNIMALPLRARDALISRLKIMAKLDISEKRLPQDGRIKIRLRVEDRSRDLDLRVSTVPTLFGEKVVMRLLDKAKLQLDMTYLGFEPESLRRFKDAIERPYGIVLVTGPTGSGKTNTLYSAISALNDPEVNIMTAEDPIEFNLVGINQVQMKEQIGLTFAASLRSFLRQDPDIILVGEIRDFETAEIAVKAALTGHLVLSTLHTNDAPSTVNRLMNMGIEPFLVATSVNAICAQRLVRRICSTCAEEVETPPQTLMSIGFSADEVKSLKTMRGRGCDRCKRTGYKGRIGLYEVLLFSDEIRDMILSGASSVELKRKAIEEGMLNLRMSGLQKIRDGVTTIEEVLRETVL
- a CDS encoding type IV pilus twitching motility protein PilT yields the protein MATTVSLHQLLKQMVEMGASDLHLTTNSPPMVRLDGKLAPLPYPPLSVPDTKQVAYSVLTDAQKHRLEETLELDFSFGVKGVARFRANNFFQRGAVAGVYRQIPYEILSFQQLNLPPVVETLCEKPRGLILVTGPTGSGKTTTQAAMLDKINRERPLHIVTIEDPIEFLHSHKKAIVNQRELHADTHSFPNALRSVLREDPDVVLIGEMRDLETMEAALRIAETGHLTLATLHTNSAAQSLNRIVDAFPAHQQSQIRTQLSFVLEGILCQALLEKASGKGRVMAMEILIPNAGIRNLIREDKIHQIYSMMQTGQLKHGMQTFNQSLATLYHKRLITLDAAISRSSNPEELQELISRGSGINTAQSAAAAGGPARRA